GCTTCACTGCGAAAGGTGATCCGTGCCACGCGCCGTCTTAGAGGCCGTGGCCCCGAGGTTGTTGTTCCGCATGGTGTCGATGACCTCGTCTCTCAACTTGGCTTCCGCCATACCTACACCATGAAGTGGTGGCAGCAGATTGAAGCTGCTGGTCTTCGTATCACCATGACACCTTGTCGCCACTGGGGCGCGCGAATGTTTAATGACACCCACCGGGGCTATGGCGGCTACGTGCTTCAGAAGGACAGCCATTCGGTCTACCACTCTGGCGATACCGCCTACTTCAACGGCTTTGCCGAGATCGGTAGCCGCCTGGCGCCTGCGGTCGCTCTTCTGCCGATTGGAGCTTACTTTCCGGACACTTACCGGACTGTTCACACCTCGCCGGAAGAGGCCGTGCGCGGATTCGTCGAGATGGGTTCACACTGGATGGTCCCCATGCACTATGGCACCTTCCGGCTGGGTCGCGAGCCGATGGACGAGCCGCTTCAACGCCTTCAGGCCGAAGCCGCTCGCCTCGGAATCAGCGATAAAATTCGCGTCTTAGCTGAGGGCGAAACTATGCACCTCTAGCCCTCATAATCGTTCGAACGATGGAGTGCATCCAATCTCTATGGCTACTCAAAAAGCTGCGGCAAACGCAAAGGCAAGTGGAACCTTTCAGCTTGGCGGCGATCTGCCCATCCATCGTCTCGGATTCGGAGCTATGCGCATCACCGGCAAAGGGATCTGGGGTGAACCGCAGGATCCGGAGAATGCGAAAAAGGTTCTTCGTCGAGCGGTCGAACTCGGTGTGAACTTTATCGATACGGCGGATTCCTATGGTCCGGAGGTCAGCGAGCGTCTCATCGGCGAGGCACTTGCGCCCTATGCGAAGGGAGTCGTCATCGCCACCAAGGCCGGTCTTACCCGCCAGGGACCTGATCGCTGGCTCCCTGTCGGTCGTCCCGAATACCTGCAGCAAGAGGTCGAGATGAGTCTGCGTCGACTCAAGGTCGAACGTATCGATCTATGGCAGCTTCATCGCATCGACCCCAAAGTTCCAGTAGAGGAGTCGCTTGGAGTCATCAAGCAGCTTCAGGAGCAAGGTAAGATTCGCCACGTTGGTCTCAGTGAGGTCAAGCCGCACGAGATCGATCAGGCTCGCAAGGTGATTGAGATCATCAGCGTGCAGAACCTCTACAATCTCTCCGACCGCAAACACGAAGATGTGGTGAACTACTGCGAGAAAAACGACATCGCTTTTATCCCCTGGTTCCCCGTCGCAGCCGGTAAGCTGACGCAGCCCGGCGGAGCGCTCGCGGCCGCAGCAAAACGTCATAACGCTACCGTCTCTCAACTCTCGATCGCTTGGCTGCTCCACCGCTCGCCCGTCATCCTTCCAATTCCCGGAACTTCTTCGTTGGAGCACCTTGAAGAAAACATCGGCGCGGGTAACGTGAAGCTCAGCGCAGAGGAGTGGAAAGAGATCGAAGATGCCGCAAAGTAATTCTCGATACCTGCTTTGGCGTGCAGTGCGAATTCGACTAGATCTCAGCTCGAAAGGTTTTGCCTAGTTCACGTCCGAGTCCAAAATAATGCCGGAAGTTATAGATCAGCGGCTGCCACCGATCAGGTGCAATGTAGTTGTCGTGCAGCACCAGGTCTTCCCGGACATGGACTCGAACCACTTTAACCTCAACAGCAGCAGCGCCGCCTAATTCAATCAGACGTTCCTCTCCATCTAGAACGTGAATCTTCCGCAACTTTGCTTCCATCTGCACAGGGCACTCCTTCACGCGTGGGACTGAAACCATCTCCGATGGCAGCGATGTAAAGAATCCCGCGGCAAATTTGTCAGGCTCGTATTGGAATTTTGCTCGCTTCTTCTCCGGAACCGGATTCAGGCCGGTGAGAGGAGCCAGACGCTCGACCTGCTCCCACATCTCCGGTGTCGGCAGATTAATCACGCAGTCGGATTGCCGCTCAAAATTCCGCAGCGTCTGAGTATCGTTCAGCAATCCCAGCGTCACAGTCCATCCCAGTGCCCAGAAAGATGAGATCGGTGCCAGGTTTGCGGAACCGTCATCGTTCACTGTGCTGATGAGCGCGACTGGTGTCCCGAAGTACAGGATTTTAGGAGAGATTGTGACAAAGGGGAGTTCATGATTCGGCATTGCGCCTATCTCCTGTCGGAGGAACGATTACCCACGCGCAGGATGGTTTCCTCAGAACCGTTTTGTAGGAACAATGGCTCAAGGTTCCGTACCCCAAGCGCGGTAAGGCGCACGGCGCGGCTACTGCCTTCCTGAACGATCCAGCGTGAGGAAAGCAATCTCTGACAGATTGCCTCGCCCAGCGCGCCTGCAACGTGATCGCGCCTCTCTGTCCAGTCCAGGCATCGGCGCACAAGGACCCTGCGACCGGTCCGAAGTTGCTGTACGTTAATCTTCCAGCTTTCAAAGAACTCTTCTCCGGCAGAGGTCACCTCAAAATCGTTTTCCTGAGTCCGCGTGAGCCACTTTTTCTCTTCGAGAACTCCGGTCAGCTTTACCGCCAGAAAACCGGCAAGGTGGTCGTAACAGGTTCGCGCATATCGAATAGGATCGTGGTTTCGCGCAGGTTTCTGATTTGGCGCCAGTGCAATACAGCCCAGGGCTTCCATGGCGTGAGCCACTTCTGGCGAGGCAATGCGGTAATAACGATGGCGCCCCTGCGCATCGACCGACACCAGATTGCCATGGAGCAACTGGGCCAGATGCATACTCGCTGACTGGGCCGAGATATTCGCAGCCTTGGCCAGTTCGCCTGCTGAAAATGCTCGCCCTTCCAGAAGAGCCGATAACATCGCCGCTCGTGA
This portion of the Edaphobacter sp. 4G125 genome encodes:
- a CDS encoding MBL fold metallo-hydrolase, translating into MSPQQGTVSRLWRRRPFAVTKAGQLWRLVRESHQQPLQGESKPVSLVTPQELGITFIGHSSFFLQIGGRNILIDPVFATNLVVLRRQRRPGVLPEQLPAIDLVLITHAHMDHLNIASLRKVIRATRRLRGRGPEVVVPHGVDDLVSQLGFRHTYTMKWWQQIEAAGLRITMTPCRHWGARMFNDTHRGYGGYVLQKDSHSVYHSGDTAYFNGFAEIGSRLAPAVALLPIGAYFPDTYRTVHTSPEEAVRGFVEMGSHWMVPMHYGTFRLGREPMDEPLQRLQAEAARLGISDKIRVLAEGETMHL
- a CDS encoding ArsR/SmtB family transcription factor, translated to MNEKYSIASIAALLADPSRAAMLSALLEGRAFSAGELAKAANISAQSASMHLAQLLHGNLVSVDAQGRHRYYRIASPEVAHAMEALGCIALAPNQKPARNHDPIRYARTCYDHLAGFLAVKLTGVLEEKKWLTRTQENDFEVTSAGEEFFESWKINVQQLRTGRRVLVRRCLDWTERRDHVAGALGEAICQRLLSSRWIVQEGSSRAVRLTALGVRNLEPLFLQNGSEETILRVGNRSSDRR
- a CDS encoding flavin reductase family protein, giving the protein MPNHELPFVTISPKILYFGTPVALISTVNDDGSANLAPISSFWALGWTVTLGLLNDTQTLRNFERQSDCVINLPTPEMWEQVERLAPLTGLNPVPEKKRAKFQYEPDKFAAGFFTSLPSEMVSVPRVKECPVQMEAKLRKIHVLDGEERLIELGGAAAVEVKVVRVHVREDLVLHDNYIAPDRWQPLIYNFRHYFGLGRELGKTFRAEI
- a CDS encoding aldo/keto reductase, with the translated sequence MATQKAAANAKASGTFQLGGDLPIHRLGFGAMRITGKGIWGEPQDPENAKKVLRRAVELGVNFIDTADSYGPEVSERLIGEALAPYAKGVVIATKAGLTRQGPDRWLPVGRPEYLQQEVEMSLRRLKVERIDLWQLHRIDPKVPVEESLGVIKQLQEQGKIRHVGLSEVKPHEIDQARKVIEIISVQNLYNLSDRKHEDVVNYCEKNDIAFIPWFPVAAGKLTQPGGALAAAAKRHNATVSQLSIAWLLHRSPVILPIPGTSSLEHLEENIGAGNVKLSAEEWKEIEDAAK